The region AGGTCATAATCAATTCAAATTTAACTTTTGAGTACTCATTAGATGGCAGTGCTTTTCAAAATAGTCCGGTTTTTGAAAATTTAACCGGCGGAACGCATTCTCTTACTGCGCGCCAAATTGGTGGATGCGATATTCTTCAAAAGCTTATAACCATTCTGGATTACCCTAAATTCTTTACTCCAAATAATGATGGATATAACGATTTTTGGCAGTTAAAAGGAAATACAGGACCAAGAATTTCTTATATAAATATCTACGATAGATATGGAAAACTTTTAATAAGCATTGACCCTCAAGGCAAAGGCTGGGATGGCACCTTTGATGGAAAAATAATGCCAGAAAATGATTATTGGTTTGAAATTTCAACCGTAAATAACGAATTAAAAACAGGACACTTTACCCTAATTCGATAATTCGGAATAATCCTTTTATCATTTAAGCACAGTTTATTGAAATAAAAATATAGGTAAACTTGAGTAGACCATTTTATACTTAATTATAATCAAAGGAGCCCCCTGTTTCTTGAGCCTGGGTGGGACCACTTTTTGTGGTTTTGTTTCGCCAATGGTGTGGCCGTTTTTCAAAAAACACTGTCTTCAATTTTTTTCCATATCAAATTTAACAGAACTGGAAGATTTAAATTATAGGTGCTTTATGTAATTCCTTAACGGGACTCGGTTAATGTTTAATAAATTTATAAGATTTTGGGGTAAACTGGTTTTAACTATTCTAAAGGTAGAAATAGAGACATTCTTCCAAAAGGAAATTCAGTAAATGAATTAAAAAAAACTTATCCTTATCATCCAATCTCCTTTCAACCCAGCCCCGGGGAAATTATTCCGGTAGTAAGGCATTTGGCAACTAATTCGGTGGTGTTTCGGCAACCGCTTTTTTGCAGCACGTTCCTTCTATGCGTTTTAATGGTGTGAGGGGAGAGGTTTAGTTCTTTCGCGATTTGTTCGGCGTTTAATCCTCGGGATAGTCTACACACTATCAGTTTTTCCTTTTCTGTAAGAAATTCAGAGAAATTGGCATCTGCATTTTCCCCGGGATCGAATTCACCTTTAGAAATAGCTATGTTATAATAAGATTTTCCGCCGTTTATATGAATAAAAGAAACTGTTTTTGTACTGGCTACTTTAAGGTGGGAAACATCGGTTTGAATGCACAATACATGCTCCGGGGTTCCATTTTCTAAAACACTTAATGGGAATGCCTGGTACAACATGGTTCGTGTTTGTTCGCTGGCATCTTTCATTCTATAAGAAAACATATTTTTATAGCTTAACACACTTTCTTTATCAAGAAACGAGGTATAAAAATTATTGATAACCTTACTTTTAAGGCTTATAATTTCCATTTCTTCCGGGATCACGGTTTGCAATAAATCCTGTAGCGTAATATCTCGGGCCTTTTTATTCACAAAACGCTCTACCTAATCAGAAACATATTCCAGCCCAAAATTATGAAGGTTTACAATATATAAATAGGAGTCTCCCGGGGCGAAAATAGTGGCAAATCTTTTAAACTCTTCAGAGATTTCAAACGGCCGATACTCTTTTACCTGGCGGGAATACATCTCCTCCCAGTAATTTGAGATTTTTTCGAAATCCTTTTGCATAAAGTGCGATTGTTTAATCGTATTAAATATAGGAATTTTAAAAGATGCTTAATTATTTATATTAGTCTTTTCAACCTTTCCATGAGAAAATTATGTAAATGAAAAAACCTCCAGGAAAATTCTGAAGGTTTTTGCGCCAAATACTTTTTAATGGTATTAGAAATTAGATACTCATAAATGTTAATCCCCAAA is a window of Salegentibacter salegens DNA encoding:
- a CDS encoding response regulator transcription factor encodes the protein MNKKARDITLQDLLQTVIPEEMEIISLKSKVINNFYTSFLDKESVLSYKNMFSYRMKDASEQTRTMLYQAFPLSVLENGTPEHVLCIQTDVSHLKVASTKTVSFIHINGGKSYYNIAISKGEFDPGENADANFSEFLTEKEKLIVCRLSRGLNAEQIAKELNLSPHTIKTHRRNVLQKSGCRNTTELVAKCLTTGIISPGLG